One genomic segment of Erythrolamprus reginae isolate rEryReg1 chromosome 2, rEryReg1.hap1, whole genome shotgun sequence includes these proteins:
- the TEX15 gene encoding testis-expressed protein 15 isoform X3: MEGIRKNIQGLFLVDQNCLKKFTIPKKRPDKDFLTECLANQRDYNEIKQRLNENCLDIQCHLESLWQFHKIEMVHNKDLEEEYIAKRTELREEGRQDKELSSFLVVSRNEVQQICQNGLCTGDSKREINIMKELGNPQFGVYLFRYVDIALNYASKHSFPVENIIIFRVLLGKVKKVQPPKGQKKSVLDPTPNFDCHMSRIPPTLKDSLEDQATGSLVYFYEYNEHSKPVDKPRQCLPYAVIHVKSVNQKGGAEFLKCKLKRLPKHTGGVIPLENCTRVTRIGKSQLIYEHFRKPLEMYVSGEVSSFSKNIQNWNDSEDKTHCKKPHKSATRWDLTQMKAGVPCKSDMEAIRGEHVGDDKKNSSKINPEYVSDREIGSSTVTTSRLIKDPRLTRREQDVAKQNEELTMKPPFCKNTSISTCKLSPDNVTSSKDKKHNRGEMDSQFQGDYIFPSEIEHSIQLDTKCATNNFTSSKAEHCGNTFKYVCCKKMVACEQPSDQITLENLEQNKCQALNILNLKSKNSNMAESNKKDKQIYLTPKKENNSLNNDYAVNSIKEKSSERISNMESIGYHSSDAVIRGPSEKSMCFSKPELLDTNSLENRVCNTLFTEGQKNCETNNTGETCFNKIHVKQLKEKVPCGQEGKKYKSATKTAFKNATEISIKKKKPDKVLKPTDNMNNYTETSKNSDTLDLENTDFGFNLNLQRSLLIETELINTEHCKEKFEELQTLPTKNNDLRGHQKVNQTVLLTSVPISMGNMEFNKQFENKSSNASFCSQVSEIFGQDLEMESDDICGEIKNVLEDCKKGLSVWHEPHNHGNISKENVYYYLQSRLDWDHLFGKPGSNIKLSKNSTLKTNKDNSLYREKSEEERKTGLLNTFPCPDLQITITNTLQSKLESKMKKCTTKSSALKKCIKWSRLGKKKKYSKGRQNSKPYHKKKELNIQSRPQISSLSKGQFKKTEQPEKHIKNILSALDNTEALCKTKCPRQKIGVKFHLRKARKSVPRLKTVTKAGIKTPDSVKYTLPNDTLVLDSFETPDCHTDVSFNSNCAKYKAIKTVSEKNAILDISEIKSIEPLGTEPIMCNKKRFAGEGLFANTQKKNQENVITAMENKCTLSSDTNSCTDKTDGNQFNSSMIRKELTVCQSLQTNDDEMFKYVKMSAVKIATSIQPTIESTAKINVFQSDVISCPNLKKASNDKETLEIAALQEENTIFSTGKCPASLASWPLTEENFNAKTSVVQLTPEIHNSGSLLLKTNNSSNKNIDTNCSEIPAESSNRQKQKLDSHCKQEFSKLEHSCLNTLCQTTEQEIYTVENRHFKSLSKSIEHQGNTNGLPSSDDLLSPSSFEDNNLCQSSHHCVLQKFEEENVKERELSETMTYSATERLDIIHDTPLWSLNNLDLRQKNLKQINYTHRESTCRQTSSCSAYASDHKTNKTFTSTKAKQNELYFSSTSSDHCHEFSDHIKLSKVRIDLKSCDFNTEISEILQKADETSSLNILQEQVSYCKSALPLFITAFEKKQGCSFEHALISREIFGSANGNMQASQKLNPCAIEALVELQIIMETMEFIENKKRFLKGEPTFRSLLWYDDSLHSELFGGHSGYQQQSNLYPAFQMRLKYNALNELQIYHKQLMEAFENTISENNSYYCLLKIRREIEECESVMKQISNLSDFFLSVPFTCGANFGDSIEDLENSRKSTMDLINISKSLPGMNLSAEKDNHLWVIIEIIGKKTEFVKTCTDEEFNLKTSLFGLEHIFFDAAKHLVWQERNNDSKDGKEMLQIYEIAETKLFDIYERMMENSGCGNDDNRTFGGYTEKYVEDCIDACSQHNANCFIGKSLTLQDSCNISEILDEAQSADIERLQQLMGECTVQMEMLKKNFQILQEEDVTILITQENILDFMKNGGVKPVILKPEAIEIYTELAMMCETIFFLKNSIAKQGGNPRFRSLLWFDLSLLQELFQCQEKMAFLSYRKDKLLETVEASILELQEELNAIYDYTEALNCSYALHLLTREFAEFSETRKMLETSKSSVSMCVDLAPYTIALNYGSTISELDCNYNQFSLLLEKLMMSKKKDLGKMAHVMKVMKTIEHMKIICSKQGKLPFFAVIPQMLKNWRKACQLKRQFVETQLDHSDQNLQTSQMLHKRPFNVTLEDKPCASEENIDISHNKKKKVAASLITTSKIDEKEANRNVRRATLV, encoded by the exons gaCTGAATTGCGTGAAGAAGGAAGACAAGATAAAGAACTCTCTAGCTTTTTAGTTGTCTCTAGAAATGAAGTGCAACAAATTTGTCAGAATGGCCTATGTACTGGTGATTCCAAAAGAGAAATAAACATTATGAAAGAACTAGGAAATCCTCAGTTTGGAGTTTATTTGTTCCGATATGTGGATATTGCTTTGAATTATGCATCCAAACATTCATTTCCAGTAGAAAATATCATTATATTCAGG GTTCTTTTAGGAAAAGTTAAAAAGGTTCAACCACCTAAAGGCCAAAAGAAAAGTGTACTGGACCCAACTCCAAACTTTGATTGCCATATGTCTAGAATTCCTCCTACACTTAAGGATTCTTTGGAGGATCAAGCTACTGGGTCTTTG GTATATTTTTATGAATATAATGAACATTCAAAACCTGTGGATAAGCCTAGGCAATGTCTTCCATATGCTGTAATACATGTAAAATCTGTTAATCAGAAGGGAGGTGCTGAATTTTTGAAGTGTAAACTTAAAAGATTACCCAAGCACACTg GAGGAGTTATCCCTTTGGAAAACTGTACACGGGTGACAAGGATAGGTAAAAGTCAACTCATCTACGAACATTTCAGAAAACCATTAGAAATGTATGTATCTGGAgaagtttcttctttttctaaaaaCATACAGAACTGGAATGATTCTGAAGACAAAACTCACtgtaaaaaaccccacaagtcaGCTACAAGATGGGATTTAACACAAATGAAAGCAGGTGTTCCATGTAAATCTGATATGGAAGCCATCAGAGGTGAACACGTGGGAGATGATAAGAAGAATAGTTCAAAAATAAATCCAGAATATGTTTCTGACCGGGAAATTGGTTCAAGTACTGTAACTACTTCAAGGTTAATTAAAGATCCAAGATTAACAAGAAGAGAACAGGATGTGGCAAAGCAAAATGAAGAACTTACAATGAAACCTCCTTTTTGTAAAAACACCAGTATAAGCACATGCAAACTAAGTCCTGACAATGTAACATCTAGCAAAGACAAGAAACACAATCGAGGAGAAATGGATAGCCAGTTTCAAGGGGATTATATTTTTCCTTCTGAAATAGAGCATTCTATTCAACTTGACACTAAATGTGCTACAAACAATTTTACATCATCCAAAGCAGAGCATTGTGGTAATACTTTTAAGTATGTCTGCTGTAAAAAAATGGTTGCTTGTGAACAGCCTTCAGATCAAATCACATTGGAGAATTTGGAACAAAATAAATGTCAAGCTCTAAACAttttaaatctaaaatctaaaaactCCAACATGGCTGAAAGCAATAAAAAAGATAAGCAAATATATTTAACACCTAAAAAGGAAAATAACTCCCTAAATAATGATTATGCAGTAAATAGTATCAAAGAAAAATCTtccgaaagaattagcaatatgGAGAGCATTGGGTATCATTCTTCTGATGCTGTTATAAGAGGccctagtgaaaaaagtatgtgTTTTTCCAAGCCAGAATTGTTAGACACAAATAGTTTGGAGAATAGGGTATGTAATACCTTATTTACTGAAGGGCAAAAAAACTGTGAAACAAACAATACAGGGGAAACATGCTTTAATAAAATACATGTAAAGCAATTAAAAGAGAAAGTTCCATGTGGACAAGAAGGCAAAAAGTATAAATCTGCAACAAAAACTGCAtttaaaaatgcaacagaaatatcaataaaaaagaaaaaacctgatAAGGTTTTGAAACCAACAGATAACATGAACAATTATACAGAAACATCAAAAAATTCAGATACTTTAGATTTAGAAAACACAGATTTTGGTTTTAACTTGAATCTTCAAAGAAGCTTGTTAATAGAAACAGAGCTAATAAACACAGAACATTGCAAAGAGAAGTTTGAAGAATTGCAAACATTGCCTACTAAAAATAATGACTTGAGAGGTCACCAGAAAGTAAATCAAACAGTGTTACTCACATCAGTTCCTATATCTATGGGAAATATGGAATTCAACaaacaatttgaaaataaatcTTCAAATGCCagtttttgcagtcaagtttctGAAATATTTGGGCAAGATTTAGAGATGGAAAGTGATGACATTTGTGGTGAGATTAAAAATGTGCTAGAAGATTGTAAGAAAGGTCTCTCAGTGTGGCACGAGCCACATAATCATGGAAATATTAGTAAAGAGAATGTCTATTATTATTTACAATCACGTTTAGATTGGGATCATCTGTTTGGAAAACCTGGCTCGAACATAAAACTTTCCAAAAATTCAACTTTGAAGACAAATAAAGATAATTCTTTATATAGGGAGAAAtctgaggaggaaagaaaaactggGTTATTGAATACATTTCCATGCCCTGATTTACAAATCACAATAACCAATACACTCCAGTCAAAATTGGAATCTAAAATGAAAAAATGTACAACTAAATCTTCAGCACTCAAGAAATGTATTAAGTGGTCAAGactggggaaaaagaaaaaatactcgAAGGGACGGCAAAATTCCAAACCATATCACAAAAAGAAAGAACTCAACATACAGTCTCGACCCCAGATTTCTTCACTATCCAAGGGACAGTTTAAAAAAACCGAGCAGCCTGAAAAACATATTAAGAATATTTTAAGTGCCCTTGACAACACTGAAGCATTGTGCAAAACCAAATGCCCACGTCAAAAAATTGGTGTAAAGTTTCACCTAAGAAAAGCTCGGAAAAGTGTCCCGAGGTTAAAAACAGTGACAAAAGCTGGAATTAAAACTCCAGATAGTGTAAAATATACCTTACCAAATGATACATTAGTGTTAGATTCTTTTGAAACACCAGATTGCCATACAGATGTATCTTTTAACAGCAATTGTGCAAAatataaagcaataaaaacagtCTCTGAAAAGAATGCTATATTAGATATTTCAGAAATTAAAAGCATAGAGCCACTTGGCACTGAGCCTATCATGTGCAACAAAAAGAGATTTGCTGGGGAAGGCCTTTTTGCAAATACACAAAAAAAGAATCAAGAGAATGTAATTACAGCCATGGAAAACAAGTGCACTTTGAGTTCTGACACCAATAGCTGTACAGACAAAACAGATGGAAATCAATTTAACTCTTCAATGATCAGAAAGGAATTAACTGTCTGTCAAAGCTTGCAAACAAATGATGATGAAATGTTCAAATATGTAAAGATGAGTGCTGTTAAAATTGCTACATCAATTCAACCAACTATTGAATCGActgcaaaaataaatgttttccagTCAGATGTTATTTCTTGTCCTAATTTGAAAAAAGCAAGCAATGACAAAGAAACTCTGGAAATAGCTGCATTACAGGAAGAAAACACAATTTTTAGTACTGGCAAGTGTCCTGCTTCATTGGCAAGTTGGCCTTTAACAGAAGAAAACTTTAATGCTAAAACCTCTGTGGTTCAATTGACTCCAGAAATCCATAACAGTGGGTCATTgttattaaaaacaaataattcatCAAACAAAAATATAGATACGAATTGCTCTGAAATCCCAGCAGAATCTTCCAATAGACAAAAGCAAAAACTAGATTCTCATTGTAAACAGGAGTTTTCAAAATTGGAACATTCGTGCCTTAACACATTGTGTCAAACAACCGAACAAGAAATATATACTGTGGAGAATAGGCATTTTAAATCATTGAGCAAGTCAATTGAACACCAAGGGAATACTAACGGATTACCATCTAGTGATGATCTGTTATCTCCTTCATCCTTTGAAGATAATAATTTGTGCCAATCATCTCATCATTGTGTATTACAGAAATTTGAAGAGGAAAATGTAAAGGAAAGAGAACTATCAGAAACTATGACTTACTCTGCAACTGAAAGACTAGATATAATTCATGACACTCCTCTGTGGTCATTAAATAACCTAGATTTAAGGCAGAAAAACCTGAAACAAATAAATTATACACATAGGGAATCCACATGCAGACAGACTTCCTCATGCAGTGCTTATGCCTCTgatcataaaacaaacaaaaccttcACTAGTACCAAGGCCAAGCAAAATGAACTTTACTTTTCAAGCACCTCTTCTGATCATTGCCATGAATTCAGTGATCACATCAAACTTTCCAAAGTAAGAATTGATCTAAAATCCTGTGATTTCAACACTGAAATATCAGAGATCTTACAAAAAGCAGATGAAACTTCATCCCTGAATATATTGCAGGAACAGGTTTCATACTGCAAAAGTGCTCTTCCTTTGTTCATTAcagcttttgaaaaaaaacaagGTTGTTCTTTTGAGCATGCTCTGATTTCTAGGGAAATATTTGGAAGTGCTAATGGAAATATGCAAGCGAGTCAGAAATTAAACCCTTGTGCTATAGAAGCATTAGTTGAGCTGCAAATTATAATGGAAACAATGGAATTTATAGAGAATAAGAAAAGATTCTTAAAAGGTGAGCCAACTTTTCGAAGTTTGCTTTGGTATGACGATTCACTGCATAGTGAACTGTTTGGTGGCCATTCAGGTTATCAACAGCAATCAAATTTATATCCTGCTTTTCAGATGAGATTAAAATACAATGCCCTTAATGAATTACAAATCTACCACAAGCAATTAATGGAAGCTTTTGAAAACACTATATCTGAGAATAATTCTTATTATTGCTTGTTGAAAATAAGGCGAGAAATAGAGGAGTGTGAATCAGTAATGAAACAGATTTCCaatttatctgatttttttttatctGTGCCTTTCACGTGTGGAGCTAACTTTGGAGATTCTATAGAAgatctagaaaattcaagaaaaagtaCAATGGATTTAATAAATATATCTAAAAGCCTTCCAGGCATGAATTTGAGTGCTGAAAAAGATAATCATCTCTGGGTTATTATTGAGATTATTGGTAAAAAAACAGAATTTGTAAAGACATGTACTGATGAAGAGTTTAATCTTAAAACTTCATTATTTGGTCTGGAACATATATTTTTTGATGCTGCTAAACATCTTGTTTGGCAAGAAAGAAATAACGATTCAAAGGATGGAAAAGAAATGCTCCAGATATATGAAATTGCTGAGACTAAGCTCTTTGATATTTATGAGCGTATGATGGAAAATTCTGGATGTGGAAATGATGATAATAGAACTTTTGGAGGATATACTGAGAAATATGTGGAAGACTGTATAGATGCTTGCTCTCAACACAATGCAAATTGCTTCATTGGGAAATCTCTAACTTTACAAGATAGTTGCAACATAAGTGAAATCTTGGATGAAGCACAGTCTGCCGATATTGAAAGACTGCAACAACTCATGGGTGAATGTACAGTGCAGATGGAAATGCTGAAAAAGAATTTTCAGATTTTACAGGAGGAGGATGTAACCATATTGATAACTCAAGAAAATATATTGGACTTCATGAAGAATGGAGGAGTTAAACCTGTCATTCTGAAGCCGGAAGCTATTGAAATATATACTGAATTGGCAATGATGTgtgaaactattttttttcttaaaaactcaATAGCAAAACAAGGAGGTAATCCGCGATTTCGTAGTTTACTATGGTTTGATTTATCACTTCTACAAGAACTGTTCCAGTGCCAAGAAAAAATGGCTTTCTTGTCTTATCGGAAAGATAAGCTTTTAGAAACAGTGGAGGCTTCCATCTTAGAACTTCAGGAGGAGTTGAATGCTATTTATGATTATACAGAAGCCTTAAATTGCTCGTATGCACTTCATCTTCTCACAAGAGAATTTGCGGAATTTTCAGAAACAAGAAAAATGTTAGAAACATCTAAGTCGTCTGTCTCTATGTGTGTAGATTTGGCACCATATACTATCGCTTTAAATTATGGAAGTACAATTTCTGAATTAGACTGTAACTATAACCAGTTTTCTTTACTTCTTGAGAAATTGATGATGTCCAAAAAGAAAGACTTAGGAAAAATGGCTCACGTTATGAAGGTGATGAAAACCATTGAACATATGAAGATTATCTGTTCCAAACAGGGGAAATTGCCTTTTTTTGCGGTTATACCTCAAATGCTTAAAAACTGGAGAAAAGCTTGTCAGTTGAAACGGCAGTTTGTTGAAACACAGTTGGATCACAGTGACCAAAATCTTCAAACTTCCCAAATGCTACACAAAAGACCATTTAATGTAACTTTAGAAGACAAGCCCTGCGCATCGGAAGAAAATATTGATATCTcacataacaaaaagaaaaag